The DNA region ataaaactaaactgagggtgaaaatgaaacttaagaAAACATAAGCGATACACAAAGTGTCCACCAGGGCGGCGGAACAATGCCAGTAAGGCTGGTTATACAGGAATCAGAATACTgctgttttataaaaacatacTAAAGGTAGAAGGAAGTTAGGTATCAGCTGCAGCAGTAGGAAGGTTCAAGATTTATTTGATCATAATTTGAATTGCACACAATCAGATTGCACATTAACTTTTCAATTGCTGGTCCTTTaggcaataaaaacataaagtatATATACGTAAATTACTTTATAAAggaagaatacattttaagaagaagTACATTTTAACAACAAAGAACCCCACACGTTCAATAGAAGTTGggacgttgtgtaaaatgtaaagataaagactaattaattaaaaatagcacaaagacaacatgtcaaCTGTTGAAGCTGagacatttgaatgttttttggaAAACTATGACCATTTGATATTTTATGCTAGTAACACCTTTcaaaaaaagttgggacaggGTCATTACCACTCTGCAGTAGGCCTGTCCCCCCAAAGGATTTACATCTACTGATCGTCAaattttgttcttgttgttgttgtttttgtagcataaaactgcattaaactgtttgtcttttaaacatttgaagatttactgAGTCCCAACAATTTatatccagtaaaaaaaaataataatttcaaatatatcacaaaaacataaacaaacgtAGGACAGTCAGAAAAGAAACCTGTCATCCAGTAaaatttttaattcaaacacattaGATCCATAACGATCCACATAACTGTTCAAACTACTCCGCTGACCTTCTGATGACACTTCATAACAGccaatgaaaagattttgttgaaAAGGAAACGCCTCCCTCTGTTCTGACAGCTAATTACACTCGACTGTGCCGTCTACTGACAATTCTTGTAGCCAGGCTCTCCTTGGTCTTATTTTACGCTCCAAATATTTTCACTGCAAGGTGATGAGTCACGATTACAGGTAGGGCAGTTTATTGCTCTatttccaccaagtggtccggTTCATTCCGGTCTGGTACTCATTTGTTGTCTTTTCCACTTTCAAAAGTTGGGAACGGTACCAAATAACCGATCTGTaccatcctacttttttggtacccttctgttggggagCCAAGTGTACCGATAGGGTAGGATCCAGACACACCGCCGTCCATTGATTGGTTAAAAGAACCATCACTTCCCGTGCGACAGCggtaataaaagacaaaaacaaaagtttcagCTAACCTTTGTGAATCCAGAGATGTGATGTCTCCTGGAAACTGttcctgagcccatgcagtgatgtcaAATAATTGagtctgtttttcatttatctGAGAAGTTTACTTAGTTAGCTGACGATACAAAAAGGGGAATAAAGGCACGATTGACAGCTCAAGTTGACAAATGAAGCTTCTGCGTTGCTGTGTACATCGGATTTGAAGAGTAGAGGTGAAACTGCAAACATAAATACAGTCATCAAGAATCAGAACATACATGTGCGCTGCTAGATGTCAGCAGGATGAACAGGCTGGGATGGTGTGTGTCGTTATTGATAAGTTGTAAGAAATAGACCTGCTTCCATAGCACACTTCAAAGCATATCCAaactagctgctgatgtgtttaaatgttttttttttttattctccatcagtgctgctcagagtcaaaccacactggagtccctgcagtgccactTCACCTGGGACCTGGACTGCAGCAAGCCAAAACTGTTACGCCTCACGCACaagatggaggacttcagcacagagaaGGGAAACCGCTGGCTGGGCCACAAttacaacctgtgggggttcattcagtataagCTGGGGTTAAAAGAAGAGGCTAAGGGTTCGTTCCAGAAGGCTGCAAAGACCCTCAACAAGCTGAGAAATGCAGATGAGGGTGcttggttagtggtgaactatgggaacctggcctggctgcaccacgACCTGGGAGAGCTAGAGgagagtcaggcttacctgtcaaaggttCATGCCCTGATGAAAAAATACCCATCTCCATCCCAGGACGAGCTCCATCCAGAGATCCCATCTCCATCCCAGgacgacctccatccagagatcccatctccatcccaggacgacctccatccagagatcCCATCTCCATCCCAGGACGAGCTCCATCCAGAGATCCCATCTCCATCCCAGGACAAGCTCCATCCAGAGATCTAcgctgaaaaggcctggaccctgatgttcttAAAAAAGGACATGAATCTGGTGGTTGATTACTTTGAGAAAGCTGCCAGCATGCAGCCGGACATGGTGGAGtggaacaccagctatgtcataGCGTCCTTCAATGCTCATAAGAACAACAACACGAGGCTGGACACTGACCtgttggagaaaatgagacaagccaaggaacgggatccagagaacttgtacctCGCTGCGCTCTACCTTGAGCAACATGCTGCTGAAGTCcgtgagttggctggaaatgtgagcactctgtgctgcagtaaCAGTGGCATGTGGAccttactaaacctttacaGAAAATACATATCTGCTGATGAGGCCATTGTTTTGGCAGAGaaagttctgaaagaacatccagatgtgcgTTTTCTGAAGAGATTAGTTGCATtctgctacagatggaggatAGTTTATAAAAGCAGAAATTACCCTGATCCAGAACAAAGCATGGTGGACAGAGCAATCCCTCTCCACGAGGAGCTACTTAAGCTTTACCCTGATGATACACTCGAAAACGAAATAGACCTCGCAACTATCTatgcaaagtcacatcacagTAAGGacaaagctgagcagatataTCAGAAACTGCTCACAAATGAGCCTGCAGTACctaaagacaaacagatgctaTACAACAGATATGCAACTCATTTATACTTTAATCTAAATGACTCCCACAGGTCGATAGAGTATCACATGAAGGTAGCAGCAATACCAGAAAAATCTTCGTTCCGTAAGAACAGCATCAGAGTCCTGAAGAAGAATAAAGACAGAGGAATtgaggagtttctcagaaacctgcaagagccaacgcagtaaagatagggaggcaaatttagggggAACAATTATGtccaagcaaaaaaacaacaacaactaatttCTACAAAGGTGTTTTGCTTTCATGTGGTAATAAAGAGCAAAAGAATcctgaagaagaatgaaaaacaggagggggccaaTTCTTCCAGGacgtccaaaaaataaggataaaaactaactaaaactAATTTCTTGTcattcaaaactatttgaaataaattaaaggaaggtttatttttattattttcttaattatttttatttttgggcttttattcgtttatttagagataggacagtggataaagtcagaaaccagacagagagagagagagttgggaa from Labrus bergylta chromosome 6, fLabBer1.1, whole genome shotgun sequence includes:
- the LOC114917199 gene encoding interferon-induced protein with tetratricopeptide repeats 1-like, producing the protein MSAAQSQTTLESLQCHFTWDLDCSKPKLLRLTHKMEDFSTEKGNRWLGHNYNLWGFIQYKLGLKEEAKGSFQKAAKTLNKLRNADEGAWLVVNYGNLAWLHHDLGELEESQAYLSKVHALMKKYPSPSQDELHPEIPSPSQDDLHPEIPSPSQDDLHPEIPSPSQDELHPEIPSPSQDKLHPEIYAEKAWTLMFLKKDMNLVVDYFEKAASMQPDMVEWNTSYVIASFNAHKNNNTRLDTDLLEKMRQAKERDPENLYLAALYLEQHAAEVRELAGNVSTLCCSNSGMWTLLNLYRKYISADEAIVLAEKVLKEHPDVRFLKRLVAFCYRWRIVYKSRNYPDPEQSMVDRAIPLHEELLKLYPDDTLENEIDLATIYAKSHHSKDKAEQIYQKLLTNEPAVPKDKQMLYNRYATHLYFNLNDSHRSIEYHMKVAAIPEKSSFRKNSIRVLKKNKDRGIEEFLRNLQEPTQ